Proteins from one Anthonomus grandis grandis chromosome 8, icAntGran1.3, whole genome shotgun sequence genomic window:
- the LOC126739266 gene encoding mediator of RNA polymerase II transcription subunit 20 isoform X1: MGVTVLTQFPIEKLSGPQTIEILNKRIMALGAVPSAQFLVDCETYVSVPTLGHQRTVHVLHNSEQPATVFSLLDTGTKIIPLATDGLFDLLMMKMSSFYQSKKQTKAESKGPRYEIGDFCVKLGTVTVSANFKGILVEVEYKPCVVPAMCWELMMEFMQGFLGSAGPTAPPSFLQNRMQDIYSPIDTIQQYLEHFTHFRKSTIATPNMMMRPQ, translated from the exons ATGGGCGTTACCGTATTAACCCAATTCCCTATTGAAAAGTTATCTGGGCCCCAAACCATAGAAATCCTGAATAAACGAATTATGGCCCTTGGAGCAGTGCCTTCCGCACAATTTTTAGTTGACTGTGAAACTTACGTTTCTGTGCCCACTTTGGGTCACCAGAGAACTGTCCATGTACTTCACAATTCTGAACAACCAGCTACTGTGTTTTCACTGCTTGATACTG GTACCAAAATAATTCCACTAGCAACAGATGGCTTATTTGACCTACTAATGATGAAAATGTCAAGCTTCTACCAATCAAAAAAGCAAACCAAGGCCGAATCCAAAGGGCCAAGGTATGAAATAGGAGACTTCTGTGTTAAACTTGGAACAGTAACAGTAAGTGCaaattttaaaggcattttagtGGAGGTTGAGTATAAACCGTGTGTAGTGCCCGCCATGTGCTGGGAGCTTATGATGGAGTTTATGCAAGGTTTTTTGGGATCAGCGGGTCCCACGGCTCCCCCGTCATTTCTTCAAAACAGGATGCAGGATATTTATTCACCTATAGACACTATTCAACAGTATTTGGAACACTTTACACACTTTAGAAAATCTACTATTGCAACTCCTAATATGATGATGAGGCCACAGTAA
- the LOC126739264 gene encoding b(0,+)-type amino acid transporter 1-like isoform X1: MAESSKSMEANASVPGSTQNVGLKRELGLFSAINLILAVMIGSGIFVSPASALYHSGSVGMCIIVWTVCGLVSLLGALAFAELGTVVPRSGAEYAYFMDAFGPLHSFWGHLPAFLYSWLMVIIIRPAEIAVIVLTFSEYLCQPLMDLFCAPDEYTSQQLTKAVALVALGIITYINVSSVKLYVKVQNIFGSFKVLACLVVIFGGVYELCVGNTENLSKGFQGTSYAPQDIALAFYHGLWAYDGWSAVTTVTEEIKQPEKNIPRSIMISVPIVTALYVFMNVAYMTVLSIPEMVKANAVAVTFGERVLGPCAFVIPLGVALSTFGCALSIQFGVTRLCYVAGQDGFMLEGFSYVHYKRLTPSPAVVFQGIIAFLFIISGDIVELIQFASFLIWLSYGTAMLALLVLRKTKKDVPRPYKVPTWIPVFILMVAIYLVITPIVTHPDRMYLFALVFTLSGVPVYYWCICKGHRPKTIMNKLTYFLQVLFEAVPPHTKSQ, encoded by the exons ATGG CAGAGTCTAGCAAATCCATGGAAGCAAATGCTTCTGTGCCGGGCTCCACTCAAAATGTGGGCCTTAAAAGAGAACTGGGGCTTTTCTCAGCGATCAATTTAATCCTAGCAGTGATGATCGGTTCAGGAATTTTCGTTTCACCCGCTTCTGCCCTTTATCATAGCGGATCCGTGGGAATGTGTATTATAGTCTGGACTGTTTGCGGATTGGTTTCATTATTAG gTGCCTTAGCGTTTGCTGAACTAGGTACCGTTGTACCTAGGTCGGGAGCTGAATACGCTTATTTTATGGATGCTTTTGGTCCTCTACATAGTTTTTGGGGTCACTTGCCCGCGTTTTTATACTCATGGCTTATGGTG atAATCATTCGCCCAGCTGAAATTGCTGTGATAGTTCTTACATTTTCCGAATACCTTTGCCAACCATTGATGGATCTTTTTTGTGCACCCGACGAATACACTAGCCAACAGCTAACTAAAGCGGTGGCACTTGTGGCTTTAG gtattataacttatattaatgTAAGCAGCGTGAAACTTTATGTTAAAGTTCAGAATATATTTGGATCGTTTAAGGTCCTTGCATGCCTTGTGGTCATTTTTGGGGGAGTTTATGAGTTATGTGTTG gaAACACCGAGAACTTATCTAAGGGCTTCCAGGGTACCAGTTATGCCCCCCAAGATATAGCGTTAGCATTCTACCATGGCCTATGGGCCTATGATGGAtg GTCAGCTGTCACGACTGTAACTGAAGAAATTAAGCAACCTGAGAA gaacATTCCTAGGAGTATTATGATTAGTGTACCTATCGTAACGGCCTTATATGTTTTTATGAATGTGGCTTATATGACTGTGCTTTCTATACCTGAAATGGTTAAGGCGAATGCCGTAGCTGTCACTTTTGGAGAAAGAGTATTGGGACCCTGTGCCTTTGTGATACCTTTGGGAGTAGCTCTAAGTACTTTCGGTTGTGCTTTAAGTATCCAGTTCGGTGTAACTAG attATGTTATGTCGCAGGTCAAGACGGATTCATGCTTGAAGGTTTCTCCTACGTCCATTATAAAAGACTGACCCCTTCTCCGGCGGTGGTCTTCCAAGGGATAATcgcctttttatttattataagtggTGATATCGTTGAGCTAATCCAGTTTGCTAGTTTCTTGATATGGCTCAGTTACGGAACCGCGATGCTTGCTTTACTTGTGctgagaaaaactaaaaaagatgtGCCTAGACCATACAAA gttccAACTTGGATTCCAGTTTTTATCTTAATGGTAGCTATATATTTAGTAATAACCCCGATAGTAACACATCCTGACAGAATGTACCTTTTTGCACTTGTTTTCACTCTTTCGGGAGTACCTGTATATTACTGGTGTATTTGTAAAGGACATAGGCCTAAAACTATTATGA ATAAGCTTACCTACTTTCTTCAAGTGTTGTTTGAAGCTGTGCCTCCTCATACGAAGagtcaataa
- the LOC126739265 gene encoding uncharacterized protein LOC126739265 produces the protein MENLEDSLNKLEVEDSGSESSTDSSSEEEDAVPTFKVAMWDFNQCDPRKCSGRKLARLNLIKSLKIKQKFPGLVLTPTADKRVSPADRDIINSKGIAVIDCSWARIDETPFDPRPTNGRCLPFLVAANPINYGRPMQLSCVEAVAAAMYITGFKKEARFYLDKFSWGHSFIDLNEEILEIYSNCKDSQEVVQEHIKYIEKQQQLQQERQASSDFPPSSDSEETSSEEDS, from the exons ATGGAAAATTTAGAAGATTCGTTAAATAAATTAGAGGTAGAAGATAGTGGATCAGAAAGTTCAACTGACTCTTCAAGTGAAGAAGAag atgcAGTTCCTACTTTCAAAGTCGCAATGTGGGACTTTAACCAGTGCGATCCTCGAAAATGCTCAGGTCGCAAACTGGCTCGACTAAACCTAATAAAATCCctaaaaattaagcaaaaatttcCCGGTTTAGTTTTAACCCCAACCGCCGACAAACGCGTAAGTCCGGCCGATCGAGATATCATTAATAGCAAAGGGATTGCTGTGATAGATTGTTCATGGGCCAGAATCGATGAAACGCCTTTTGACCCAAGGCCCACGAATGGTAGGTGTTTACCATTTTTGGTAGCTGCCAATCCGATTAATTATGGAAGACCTATGCAACTCAGTTGTGTGGAAGCTGTGGCAGCTGCCATGTATATTACAGGCTTCAAAAAAGAGGCACGGTTTTATTTGGACAAGTTTTCTTGGGGACATTCATTTATTGATTTGAATGAAGAAATTCTGGAGATATATTCAAATTGTAAAGATAGTCAGGAAGTCGTTCAAGAacacataaaatatatagaaaaacaaCAACAGCTTCAACAGGAAAGACAAG catcTAGTGATTTCCCACCAAGTTCAGATAGTGAAGAAACTTCAAGCGAAGAAGATAGTTAA
- the LOC126739264 gene encoding b(0,+)-type amino acid transporter 1-like isoform X2: protein MESSKSMEANASVPGSTQNVGLKRELGLFSAINLILAVMIGSGIFVSPASALYHSGSVGMCIIVWTVCGLVSLLGALAFAELGTVVPRSGAEYAYFMDAFGPLHSFWGHLPAFLYSWLMVIIIRPAEIAVIVLTFSEYLCQPLMDLFCAPDEYTSQQLTKAVALVALGIITYINVSSVKLYVKVQNIFGSFKVLACLVVIFGGVYELCVGNTENLSKGFQGTSYAPQDIALAFYHGLWAYDGWSAVTTVTEEIKQPEKNIPRSIMISVPIVTALYVFMNVAYMTVLSIPEMVKANAVAVTFGERVLGPCAFVIPLGVALSTFGCALSIQFGVTRLCYVAGQDGFMLEGFSYVHYKRLTPSPAVVFQGIIAFLFIISGDIVELIQFASFLIWLSYGTAMLALLVLRKTKKDVPRPYKVPTWIPVFILMVAIYLVITPIVTHPDRMYLFALVFTLSGVPVYYWCICKGHRPKTIMNKLTYFLQVLFEAVPPHTKSQ, encoded by the exons ATGG AGTCTAGCAAATCCATGGAAGCAAATGCTTCTGTGCCGGGCTCCACTCAAAATGTGGGCCTTAAAAGAGAACTGGGGCTTTTCTCAGCGATCAATTTAATCCTAGCAGTGATGATCGGTTCAGGAATTTTCGTTTCACCCGCTTCTGCCCTTTATCATAGCGGATCCGTGGGAATGTGTATTATAGTCTGGACTGTTTGCGGATTGGTTTCATTATTAG gTGCCTTAGCGTTTGCTGAACTAGGTACCGTTGTACCTAGGTCGGGAGCTGAATACGCTTATTTTATGGATGCTTTTGGTCCTCTACATAGTTTTTGGGGTCACTTGCCCGCGTTTTTATACTCATGGCTTATGGTG atAATCATTCGCCCAGCTGAAATTGCTGTGATAGTTCTTACATTTTCCGAATACCTTTGCCAACCATTGATGGATCTTTTTTGTGCACCCGACGAATACACTAGCCAACAGCTAACTAAAGCGGTGGCACTTGTGGCTTTAG gtattataacttatattaatgTAAGCAGCGTGAAACTTTATGTTAAAGTTCAGAATATATTTGGATCGTTTAAGGTCCTTGCATGCCTTGTGGTCATTTTTGGGGGAGTTTATGAGTTATGTGTTG gaAACACCGAGAACTTATCTAAGGGCTTCCAGGGTACCAGTTATGCCCCCCAAGATATAGCGTTAGCATTCTACCATGGCCTATGGGCCTATGATGGAtg GTCAGCTGTCACGACTGTAACTGAAGAAATTAAGCAACCTGAGAA gaacATTCCTAGGAGTATTATGATTAGTGTACCTATCGTAACGGCCTTATATGTTTTTATGAATGTGGCTTATATGACTGTGCTTTCTATACCTGAAATGGTTAAGGCGAATGCCGTAGCTGTCACTTTTGGAGAAAGAGTATTGGGACCCTGTGCCTTTGTGATACCTTTGGGAGTAGCTCTAAGTACTTTCGGTTGTGCTTTAAGTATCCAGTTCGGTGTAACTAG attATGTTATGTCGCAGGTCAAGACGGATTCATGCTTGAAGGTTTCTCCTACGTCCATTATAAAAGACTGACCCCTTCTCCGGCGGTGGTCTTCCAAGGGATAATcgcctttttatttattataagtggTGATATCGTTGAGCTAATCCAGTTTGCTAGTTTCTTGATATGGCTCAGTTACGGAACCGCGATGCTTGCTTTACTTGTGctgagaaaaactaaaaaagatgtGCCTAGACCATACAAA gttccAACTTGGATTCCAGTTTTTATCTTAATGGTAGCTATATATTTAGTAATAACCCCGATAGTAACACATCCTGACAGAATGTACCTTTTTGCACTTGTTTTCACTCTTTCGGGAGTACCTGTATATTACTGGTGTATTTGTAAAGGACATAGGCCTAAAACTATTATGA ATAAGCTTACCTACTTTCTTCAAGTGTTGTTTGAAGCTGTGCCTCCTCATACGAAGagtcaataa
- the LOC126739266 gene encoding mediator of RNA polymerase II transcription subunit 20 isoform X2, with the protein MGVTVLTQFPIEKLSGPQTIEILNKRIMALGAVPSAQFLVDCETYVSVPTLGHQRTVHVLHNSEQPATVFSLLDTGTKIIPLATDGLFDLLMMKMSSFYQSKKQTKAESKGPRYEIGDFCVKLGTVTCPPCAGSL; encoded by the exons ATGGGCGTTACCGTATTAACCCAATTCCCTATTGAAAAGTTATCTGGGCCCCAAACCATAGAAATCCTGAATAAACGAATTATGGCCCTTGGAGCAGTGCCTTCCGCACAATTTTTAGTTGACTGTGAAACTTACGTTTCTGTGCCCACTTTGGGTCACCAGAGAACTGTCCATGTACTTCACAATTCTGAACAACCAGCTACTGTGTTTTCACTGCTTGATACTG GTACCAAAATAATTCCACTAGCAACAGATGGCTTATTTGACCTACTAATGATGAAAATGTCAAGCTTCTACCAATCAAAAAAGCAAACCAAGGCCGAATCCAAAGGGCCAAGGTATGAAATAGGAGACTTCTGTGTTAAACTTGGAACAGTAACA TGCCCGCCATGTGCTGGGAGCTTATGA